In Acidobacteriota bacterium, one genomic interval encodes:
- a CDS encoding rhodanese-related sulfurtransferase produces MFLITAFYKFVDFSDFGDFQDALRRVCEDNRVLGTILLADEGINGTIAGPDVGIDAVMNFIRADRRFADIQEKRSTAEEPPFLRLKVRLKDEIVSLGVGAVNSVGNSGIRVPPSEWNELINDPNVVVIDTRNDYEFAIGTFTDALNPATDSFRDFPTWVAETPQLTDKPAVAMFCTGGIRCEKATAWMKDQGFEQVYQLDGGILKYLESTPAENSTWSGECYVFDRRVSVGHGLIPGDNDQCPSCNSVVTPQDRDDPRYAVGVTCPACFDTITDNRKSRFAERQKQIKLAESRGEHHLAR; encoded by the coding sequence ATGTTCCTGATCACAGCGTTTTACAAATTTGTTGATTTCTCTGATTTCGGAGATTTCCAGGATGCACTTCGCCGCGTCTGCGAAGACAACCGGGTTCTTGGCACGATCTTGCTCGCTGACGAGGGCATCAACGGGACGATCGCTGGGCCTGACGTGGGTATCGACGCGGTCATGAATTTCATCCGAGCAGACCGCCGTTTTGCTGACATACAAGAGAAGCGCTCAACGGCGGAGGAACCGCCATTTCTCAGGCTCAAGGTTCGCCTCAAGGACGAGATCGTCTCCCTCGGTGTCGGCGCGGTCAACTCGGTTGGTAACTCGGGTATCCGTGTCCCACCATCAGAGTGGAACGAGCTGATAAACGACCCAAACGTTGTTGTGATCGATACCCGCAACGACTACGAATTCGCCATTGGCACCTTCACCGACGCGCTCAACCCTGCAACGGACTCCTTCCGGGACTTCCCCACCTGGGTGGCCGAGACGCCCCAGCTCACGGACAAACCGGCGGTAGCCATGTTTTGTACCGGCGGGATCCGATGTGAGAAAGCTACGGCCTGGATGAAAGATCAAGGCTTCGAGCAGGTGTACCAACTCGATGGCGGGATCCTGAAATATCTTGAATCGACGCCTGCGGAGAACTCGACGTGGAGCGGTGAGTGTTATGTCTTCGACCGACGGGTATCTGTAGGGCATGGTCTCATCCCTGGAGACAACGATCAGTGCCCAAGCTGCAACAGCGTGGTTACACCACAAGATCGAGACGACCCGCGTTACGCCGTGGGTGTGACCTGCCCGGCGTGTTTCGACACCATCACGGACAACCGCAAGAGTCGTTTCGCTGAACGACAGAAGCAGATCAAACTCGCCGAATCTCGTGGCGAACACCACCTTGCCCGATGA
- a CDS encoding bifunctional sulfate adenylyltransferase/adenylylsulfate kinase has translation MSDDLITPHGGTLIDLIVDETRAAELREASRSYKSWDLTPRQMNDIELLISGAFSPLTGFLAKADYESVRDDMRLVDGTLWPMPITLDVTAEFAETVTAGEKVALRDPEGVMLAVITVSDVWQPDLDDEAQKVFGTTNVEHPAVAYLKNIGNSHYVGGTVEGLQRPTHYDFNDLRTTPAELRAQFTAAGVTDVVAFQTRNPMHRAHVELTMRAAEETGAHLLIHPVVGMTKSGDVDHYTRVRVYKALMSRYSPGSASVSLLGLAMRMGGPREAVWHALIRKNYGVNHFIVGRDHAGPGSDSKGKAFYGPYEAQELVISLEEEMGVKLVPFKLMVFVPDHDTYMPIDEVPDGTDFLSISGTELRQMLADGSEIPEWFTYPEVVSELRKTSRARIDQGFTVFFTGLSGSGKSTIANALMVKLLERGGRSLTLLDGDIVRRNLSKGLGFSKEDRDTNIIRIGYVASEITKAGGIAVCAPIAPYAGPRAANREAISAVGGYMLVHVATPLEVCEQRDRKGLYAKARAGIIKEFTGISDPYEVPTDAEVVVQTTEVSADEAAETIVQYLVAEGYLNKGA, from the coding sequence GTGTCTGACGATTTGATAACACCTCACGGCGGAACGCTCATTGATCTCATCGTCGATGAAACAAGAGCGGCCGAGCTCAGAGAGGCATCTCGCAGTTACAAGTCTTGGGATCTCACCCCGCGCCAGATGAACGATATCGAGTTGCTCATAAGCGGAGCGTTCTCGCCGCTCACCGGATTCCTCGCAAAGGCTGACTACGAGTCCGTTCGAGACGACATGCGGCTCGTCGACGGCACCCTGTGGCCAATGCCGATAACGCTCGACGTCACCGCTGAGTTTGCCGAGACGGTCACCGCCGGAGAGAAAGTTGCGCTGCGCGACCCCGAAGGCGTCATGCTTGCGGTCATCACTGTCAGCGACGTGTGGCAGCCAGACCTCGACGACGAGGCACAGAAGGTCTTCGGGACGACCAATGTTGAACACCCAGCGGTCGCGTACCTGAAGAACATCGGCAACTCTCACTACGTTGGGGGAACCGTCGAGGGCCTGCAACGCCCAACTCACTACGATTTCAACGACCTTCGGACCACGCCGGCGGAGTTGCGGGCGCAGTTCACCGCGGCTGGTGTCACCGATGTTGTCGCCTTCCAGACGCGCAACCCGATGCATCGCGCACATGTGGAACTCACGATGCGTGCGGCCGAGGAAACCGGCGCCCACCTTCTGATCCACCCGGTTGTGGGCATGACCAAGTCCGGTGACGTTGACCATTACACCAGGGTCCGTGTCTACAAGGCGCTGATGTCACGGTACTCCCCAGGCTCCGCAAGCGTCTCGCTGTTGGGACTTGCTATGAGGATGGGTGGCCCCCGCGAGGCCGTGTGGCACGCCCTCATCCGCAAGAACTACGGCGTGAACCATTTCATTGTCGGACGTGATCACGCCGGTCCCGGGTCGGACTCGAAAGGCAAAGCGTTCTATGGGCCGTACGAGGCGCAAGAACTCGTGATCTCCCTTGAGGAGGAGATGGGGGTGAAGCTGGTTCCGTTCAAGTTGATGGTGTTCGTGCCTGACCATGACACGTACATGCCCATCGACGAGGTGCCTGACGGAACAGATTTCCTTTCAATCTCGGGCACGGAGCTTCGTCAGATGCTCGCCGACGGGTCTGAGATTCCGGAGTGGTTCACATATCCGGAGGTCGTTAGTGAGCTCCGTAAGACCAGCCGGGCCCGTATCGACCAAGGTTTCACTGTCTTCTTCACCGGTCTGTCTGGCTCTGGTAAGTCGACCATTGCGAACGCTCTCATGGTGAAACTTCTTGAGCGTGGCGGCCGTTCTTTGACGCTGCTCGATGGCGACATCGTTCGGCGGAATCTCTCGAAGGGCCTCGGGTTCTCGAAGGAGGATCGCGACACAAACATCATTCGCATTGGCTACGTTGCCTCTGAGATCACGAAGGCCGGCGGTATAGCCGTGTGCGCACCGATTGCTCCTTATGCCGGCCCGCGGGCGGCGAACCGTGAGGCGATCTCAGCCGTCGGCGGTTATATGCTTGTCCACGTCGCGACGCCGCTAGAGGTCTGTGAGCAGCGAGATCGTAAGGGTCTCTACGCCAAGGCGCGCGCCGGTATCATCAAGGAATTCACGGGAATTTCCGATCCGTACGAGGTGCCTACCGACGCCGAGGTTGTCGTGCAGACAACTGAGGTTTCGGCGGATGAGGCGGCGGAAACGATCGTCCAGTATCTCGTTGCCGAGGGTTACCTCAACAAGGGCGCATAG
- a CDS encoding redoxin domain-containing protein — protein sequence MRLLVGVVAFALVVTACGGGSVVESTSSAASTSGGSLQSDAAAPSVTDSPQESGDVADTPVDEASPSTTEDVVPSRVGAPPVLSETNLGLVDLEGWLQSDFTSLEELRGKVVVVDFWTFGCINCKRTIPHLQKLYETYRDNGLEIVGVHAPEFSYEADVDNIKQALIDLGVVWPIALDTNKKNFRAWQKGRAFWPRKFVLDKQGRIRWDHIGEGAYDDLSATVAYLLEEDV from the coding sequence ATGAGATTGCTTGTTGGTGTCGTCGCCTTTGCTCTGGTTGTCACTGCGTGTGGTGGAGGATCGGTTGTCGAGTCAACGTCATCCGCGGCTTCGACTTCTGGTGGGTCGTTGCAGTCCGACGCCGCGGCTCCGAGTGTGACAGATTCTCCACAGGAATCCGGCGATGTTGCAGATACACCAGTCGATGAGGCATCACCGTCGACCACCGAAGACGTGGTTCCTAGCCGGGTCGGCGCGCCACCCGTTCTCAGCGAGACCAATTTGGGGCTCGTTGATTTGGAAGGTTGGTTGCAGTCAGACTTCACGTCGCTCGAAGAGCTGCGGGGCAAGGTTGTAGTAGTTGATTTTTGGACGTTTGGATGTATCAACTGCAAACGCACCATTCCACATCTACAGAAGTTGTACGAGACCTACCGTGACAATGGTCTCGAGATCGTCGGTGTCCACGCACCCGAATTCTCATACGAGGCCGACGTCGACAACATCAAGCAAGCACTCATCGATCTTGGTGTTGTCTGGCCTATCGCCCTTGATACCAACAAGAAGAACTTCCGGGCATGGCAGAAGGGCCGGGCGTTCTGGCCGAGAAAGTTTGTTCTCGACAAGCAGGGCAGGATCCGTTGGGACCACATCGGCGAGGGTGCCTACGACGACCTGTCAGCCACCGTTGCGTACCTGCTTGAGGAAGACGTGTGA
- a CDS encoding DUF4440 domain-containing protein: protein MQRLLADDFTEFGASGRVWTKQETIAHLVASTETSQATRTVSNFETNELADGLILVTYRCRHSSPDFDTDSYTVRSSIWRSKGETWQMVFHQGTPIPQ from the coding sequence TTGCAACGCCTGCTCGCAGACGACTTCACCGAATTCGGCGCCTCAGGCCGGGTGTGGACCAAACAGGAGACCATTGCCCACCTCGTCGCATCGACAGAGACTTCGCAAGCCACTCGAACCGTCAGCAACTTCGAGACCAACGAGCTGGCCGACGGCCTCATTCTGGTGACCTACCGCTGTCGGCACTCATCGCCGGACTTCGACACAGACTCGTACACGGTACGAAGTTCGATCTGGCGGAGCAAAGGCGAGACCTGGCAGATGGTGTTCCATCAGGGCACACCGATACCCCAATGA
- a CDS encoding phosphoenolpyruvate carboxykinase, whose protein sequence is MAFELPLAKSIAVNPSQAEMRRWVLEHMPRVIETEFGNLSYQAEVTARLAGSTFFVADEENFQNRMSTEDAAEWAAKQDSYIADKDMILIEGYIGPDPDFRTGCQLFMERTSANIPAMQQQLYFPKDADWKPEFTVIYTPGLQAPGMPDDCLITVNLDNYVTRVFGSDYFGESKMGGLRMWNHLVYHRGGLALHSGLKSFPDVDGEEKVALILGLSGTGKTTTTFRQQLDSLPVQDDFMALMPGGTVYASENGCFAKTIGLDPADEPTIHGGTTHADAWLENTHTEPDGTVDFFNDSYTANGRSTFPLANIRHRDPRDLPSANFLFLLNRNDTIIPAVARLKRKQAAAYFMFGETKGTSAGGKAEAGFNLRIPGTNPFFFNNNAWQGNRLLDLLDTMPDLAVYLMNTGRIGGSEDDERSKKVKIAHSSAVVEGIVSGSIEWEEDPDFGYWVAINLAGFPDDELLQPRRLYERQMRLEEYDSLVSKLKQERKQYFAGFVDLSPDIIASV, encoded by the coding sequence ATGGCTTTTGAACTACCGCTCGCGAAATCAATCGCGGTAAACCCGTCGCAAGCCGAGATGCGGCGGTGGGTGCTAGAGCACATGCCTCGTGTGATCGAAACCGAGTTTGGCAACCTTAGTTACCAGGCTGAGGTGACCGCCCGCCTTGCCGGCTCGACGTTCTTTGTTGCGGACGAAGAAAATTTCCAGAATCGGATGAGCACAGAGGACGCCGCCGAATGGGCGGCGAAACAGGACTCCTACATTGCCGACAAGGACATGATCCTTATTGAGGGATACATCGGTCCCGATCCCGATTTTCGCACGGGGTGCCAGCTATTCATGGAGCGCACGAGCGCCAACATTCCAGCCATGCAGCAGCAGTTGTATTTCCCCAAGGATGCTGACTGGAAACCCGAATTCACTGTGATTTACACACCGGGTCTCCAAGCTCCCGGCATGCCTGACGACTGCCTTATCACCGTCAATCTTGACAACTACGTGACTCGAGTCTTTGGATCGGACTACTTCGGAGAGTCGAAAATGGGAGGCCTCAGGATGTGGAATCATCTTGTCTACCACCGCGGTGGCCTTGCCCTGCACTCAGGTCTCAAATCTTTCCCAGACGTAGACGGCGAGGAGAAAGTTGCGCTCATATTGGGTCTTTCGGGCACCGGCAAGACGACAACCACGTTTCGCCAACAGCTCGACTCACTTCCTGTGCAGGACGATTTCATGGCGCTCATGCCTGGTGGCACGGTCTACGCGTCGGAGAACGGTTGCTTCGCAAAGACCATCGGTCTCGACCCTGCCGACGAACCTACTATCCATGGAGGTACCACACACGCCGATGCCTGGTTGGAAAACACCCACACCGAACCAGATGGCACCGTAGATTTTTTCAACGATTCGTACACGGCAAATGGTCGTTCGACCTTTCCGCTCGCCAACATCCGCCACCGCGACCCCCGCGATTTGCCGAGCGCGAACTTCCTCTTTCTGCTCAACCGCAACGACACCATCATCCCCGCCGTCGCCCGTCTCAAACGGAAGCAAGCGGCGGCCTACTTCATGTTTGGAGAGACCAAGGGAACGTCGGCCGGTGGGAAGGCCGAGGCAGGTTTCAATCTGCGCATACCGGGGACGAATCCGTTCTTCTTCAACAACAATGCATGGCAAGGCAACCGGCTGCTTGACCTACTCGACACCATGCCCGACCTCGCCGTGTATCTCATGAACACCGGTCGCATCGGTGGGTCCGAAGACGACGAGCGTTCGAAAAAGGTCAAAATCGCTCATAGCTCTGCCGTCGTTGAAGGCATCGTGTCCGGTTCGATCGAGTGGGAGGAAGATCCTGACTTTGGGTACTGGGTTGCCATCAACCTTGCGGGTTTCCCCGATGACGAATTACTGCAACCCCGCCGACTCTACGAACGCCAGATGCGTTTGGAGGAATACGACTCGCTCGTGTCGAAACTCAAACAAGAACGCAAACAATACTTCGCTGGTTTTGTTGATCTTTCACCAGATATTATCGCCAGTGTGTAG
- a CDS encoding trypsin-like serine protease, whose amino-acid sequence MKRFSRFAMLVMALSLLIVMIAPASAITDGELAGDDHPEVVLVLMEVDSAPAFRCSGTLLSPTIVLTAGHCTNNFPGSPYTVVCSGWIVRTCSTSSNPTRTPEVVDLRSAA is encoded by the coding sequence ATGAAACGATTCTCGCGTTTTGCCATGCTTGTCATGGCTCTATCGCTGCTGATTGTGATGATTGCCCCAGCGTCAGCAATCACGGACGGGGAACTGGCCGGAGACGACCACCCCGAGGTGGTGCTCGTCCTTATGGAAGTCGACAGCGCCCCGGCATTTCGGTGCAGCGGCACGCTACTTTCGCCGACGATCGTCTTGACGGCCGGTCACTGCACCAACAACTTCCCGGGTTCCCCGTACACTGTGGTGTGTTCAGGATGGATCGTCAGAACGTGCTCGACTTCGTCGAATCCTACCCGCACCCCTGAAGTAGTCGATCTCAGAAGCGCTGCCTAG
- a CDS encoding 3'(2'),5'-bisphosphate nucleotidase CysQ, protein MARVTNTDDLERIEAALDRAEAVLEAFTPGAVEAQMKSGDDPLTAADLAVDKVLRETLPRVGEGWLSEETADSPGRLSCERTWIVDPIDGTREFVLGIPEWCVSIALVVHGVAVAGGVLNPGAGHRIVGSIDDGVTLNGVAVRPTTRTSIAGALVLASRSEMKRREWEPFLETSIAVRTMGSVAYKIACVAAGLADATWTLVPKNEWDVAGGVALVRAAGGSVTGPMFEPVTFNNPDPLMPGLIVTNGALRGSVEALIEQVRPTG, encoded by the coding sequence ATGGCTCGGGTCACCAACACGGACGACCTTGAGCGTATCGAAGCAGCTCTTGATCGAGCAGAAGCTGTCCTAGAGGCCTTTACACCGGGTGCGGTCGAGGCGCAGATGAAGTCCGGTGATGATCCTCTCACCGCCGCGGACCTCGCCGTGGACAAGGTCTTGCGTGAGACACTGCCCCGTGTCGGTGAAGGTTGGTTGTCAGAAGAAACCGCCGACAGTCCTGGTCGACTGTCTTGCGAAAGAACATGGATTGTCGACCCGATCGACGGTACCCGTGAGTTCGTGCTTGGTATCCCCGAGTGGTGTGTCTCGATCGCGCTTGTTGTGCACGGCGTGGCGGTGGCCGGTGGGGTTCTCAACCCTGGTGCCGGCCACCGTATCGTCGGTTCGATCGATGATGGTGTAACTCTGAACGGTGTCGCGGTGAGACCGACGACACGAACTTCGATCGCCGGCGCCCTGGTGCTCGCTTCTCGTTCTGAGATGAAACGTCGAGAGTGGGAACCTTTTCTTGAGACGTCGATAGCGGTCAGAACCATGGGTTCGGTCGCGTACAAGATCGCTTGCGTCGCTGCTGGGCTTGCCGACGCAACCTGGACCCTTGTGCCAAAGAACGAATGGGACGTCGCCGGTGGTGTCGCCCTCGTCCGCGCCGCCGGCGGATCGGTCACCGGGCCGATGTTTGAACCCGTCACTTTCAACAACCCCGACCCTCTAATGCCGGGCCTCATCGTCACCAACGGCGCCCTGCGTGGGTCCGTCGAAGCGCTCATCGAGCAGGTGCGCCCAACCGGCTAG
- a CDS encoding DivIVA domain-containing protein, with amino-acid sequence MNDSSQFSSSIDKATFSVARRGYAKKEVRAFLVEVEVAFTDLERHTHDASARIRDLERQLESMKAAESKTMDNALYSVFDAKDRILDKARRRAEKVESQAQERAAELVQEAEKNLAASRAGRGTVGGETSAEVIADAHAEAARIREDAARFAATVSDGDVETIAGELAKSRADLIAERARADKAEETAHRKGQELNDLLRDASEAESVEDLSEARSHGATIVSQAQEEAESILQRARDEAKTVRELARKQGDRTTAVAAMRDLAYDTDPAAALVAARSKIETLEAKLAAAPGPDDADATEDHLRAGVEERSAAVLATEERNADLEGHLAAALADSESLEAVRAELVEALDSAGKLNAAETEIVELTAALDDLRTEVTAMSEAVDLANGRATEAVTDRDKAGHAAAELDERDALATQRIELEENAAKLVEENERAASAVAAAGEREAALADLLKQSEQTQAVLTESLEKAASEHDQVVAALDSHILDMKAAVADVQGERDAFAQANTALEAKVGQLQDRTHDPTPATDTVVSEMLITSETREDVPDSPVDAETDELVATPFVRGRSRYERNSAKLPRIGDQGESVLESMRNLRASMTDK; translated from the coding sequence GTGAACGACTCATCACAATTCTCCTCCTCGATCGACAAGGCAACGTTTTCCGTTGCCAGACGCGGATATGCGAAGAAGGAAGTACGGGCATTTCTTGTCGAAGTCGAAGTCGCCTTTACGGACCTGGAGCGGCACACGCACGACGCCTCAGCGCGCATTCGGGACCTTGAGCGGCAGCTCGAATCGATGAAGGCCGCGGAGTCCAAGACGATGGACAATGCCCTGTACTCGGTGTTTGATGCGAAAGACCGAATTCTCGACAAGGCCCGTCGGCGGGCGGAGAAAGTCGAATCCCAGGCCCAGGAGCGTGCAGCCGAGCTTGTTCAGGAGGCCGAAAAGAATCTCGCGGCCTCTCGTGCCGGCCGGGGAACTGTTGGTGGTGAAACATCGGCTGAGGTCATTGCGGATGCTCATGCTGAGGCAGCGAGAATCCGAGAAGACGCCGCTCGGTTCGCCGCGACGGTATCCGATGGTGATGTTGAGACAATTGCAGGGGAACTGGCGAAGTCTCGCGCGGACCTCATCGCCGAGCGCGCCCGCGCTGACAAGGCAGAGGAAACCGCCCACCGAAAGGGCCAGGAACTCAATGATCTATTGCGTGACGCAAGCGAGGCGGAGAGCGTCGAAGACCTGAGTGAGGCACGCAGCCACGGGGCAACAATTGTGTCCCAAGCGCAGGAGGAGGCCGAGTCGATTCTCCAACGTGCGCGAGACGAGGCAAAGACTGTGCGAGAACTGGCACGCAAGCAAGGGGATCGGACAACGGCTGTCGCAGCGATGAGAGACCTTGCCTACGACACCGATCCCGCAGCCGCACTCGTTGCAGCCCGAAGCAAGATCGAGACGCTCGAAGCAAAGCTCGCTGCCGCACCAGGGCCCGACGATGCTGACGCGACGGAAGACCATCTGCGCGCAGGCGTCGAAGAAAGATCCGCTGCGGTTCTCGCCACAGAGGAACGCAATGCTGACCTAGAGGGACACCTTGCCGCGGCCCTTGCGGACAGCGAATCGCTCGAGGCTGTCCGAGCTGAACTGGTCGAGGCCTTAGATTCGGCCGGCAAGCTGAACGCTGCAGAGACTGAAATTGTTGAGCTAACCGCTGCACTCGACGACCTCCGGACCGAGGTCACGGCAATGTCTGAGGCCGTCGATCTGGCTAACGGTCGCGCCACCGAGGCAGTAACCGATCGCGACAAGGCAGGCCATGCCGCGGCCGAGCTCGACGAGCGCGACGCTCTGGCGACCCAACGTATAGAACTTGAAGAGAACGCCGCCAAGCTCGTCGAGGAGAATGAGCGGGCCGCCTCGGCTGTTGCCGCTGCGGGGGAGAGGGAGGCAGCCCTCGCTGACTTGCTCAAACAATCCGAGCAGACGCAAGCGGTCCTCACCGAGTCGCTCGAAAAAGCAGCGAGCGAACACGACCAAGTGGTAGCGGCGCTGGATTCACACATTCTTGACATGAAAGCCGCAGTCGCGGATGTGCAAGGTGAGCGCGATGCATTTGCACAGGCGAATACTGCGCTTGAGGCGAAGGTCGGACAGCTCCAGGATCGAACCCACGATCCGACACCAGCTACCGACACGGTCGTCAGCGAGATGCTGATCACGTCTGAAACTCGCGAAGATGTACCAGATTCTCCAGTGGATGCAGAGACCGACGAACTCGTCGCGACACCGTTTGTACGCGGTAGAAGCCGCTACGAACGCAACTCCGCAAAACTACCGAGGATCGGCGACCAGGGCGAGTCTGTGCTCGAATCGATGCGCAATCTCCGCGCATCGATGACCGACAAATAG